One region of Mycolicibacterium lutetiense genomic DNA includes:
- the istB gene encoding IS21-like element helper ATPase IstB → MSSILDPALRNALRTLKLTGMLDTLDTRLAQTRDGTLGHLDFLQVLCEDEIARRESAALTRRIRRARFEEQSTFESFDFTANTKLPAAMLRDLAALRWLDAAESVILYGPVGVGKTHMAQALGHAVARRGGDVRFAKTSRVLSDLAGGHADRTWGQRIREYTKPLVLILDDFAMREHTAMHADDLYELISDRAVNGKPLILTSNRSPKDWYNLFPNPVVAESLLDRLINTSHQILMDGPSYRPRKRPGASAPVDNTKPSR, encoded by the coding sequence ATGAGCAGCATTCTCGACCCCGCCCTGCGCAATGCGCTACGCACCCTCAAACTCACCGGCATGCTCGACACCCTCGACACCCGGCTGGCCCAAACCCGCGACGGCACCCTCGGACACCTCGACTTCCTCCAAGTTCTCTGCGAAGACGAGATCGCCCGCCGCGAATCCGCCGCCCTCACCCGGCGCATCCGCCGAGCCCGCTTCGAGGAACAATCGACCTTCGAATCCTTCGACTTCACCGCCAACACCAAACTGCCCGCCGCGATGCTGCGAGACCTGGCCGCACTGCGGTGGCTCGACGCCGCCGAATCAGTCATCCTCTACGGACCCGTCGGCGTCGGGAAAACCCATATGGCACAAGCACTTGGCCACGCCGTAGCCCGCCGCGGCGGCGACGTCCGCTTCGCCAAGACCTCCCGGGTGCTCTCCGACCTCGCCGGCGGTCACGCCGATCGCACCTGGGGTCAACGCATCCGCGAATACACCAAACCGCTCGTGCTCATCCTCGACGACTTCGCCATGCGCGAGCACACCGCGATGCACGCCGACGACCTCTACGAGTTGATCTCCGACCGCGCCGTCAACGGCAAACCGCTCATCCTGACCTCCAACCGATCACCAAAGGACTGGTACAACCTGTTCCCCAACCCCGTCGTCGCCGAGTCACTGCTCGACCGGTTGATCAATACCAGCCACCAAATCCTGATGGACGGCCCTAGCTACAGACCCCGAAAAAGACCCGGCGCTAGCGCGCCGGTAGACAACACCAAGCCATCCCGGTAG
- a CDS encoding cytochrome P450 yields MTVRTIDDVAKMFATPSAYADEVTLHADLTHLRANAPVSWVEVPDYAPFWAITKHADIMEIERANDIFTNSPRPVLVTREGDEQQAAIGIRTLIHTDDPLHRDLRAIGANWFRPKAMRALKDRADELAKRFVDRMVDEGPECDFVQQVAVNYPLYMIMTLLGVPESDFAFMLKLTQELFGSDDDEFKRGTSMEEQGMALLEMFQYFTELTASRRANPTDDLASTIANATLDGEPLSDIDTVSYYAIIAAAGHDTSSASISGGMHALLQNPDQLARLQNDMSLMPLAVEEMVRWTTPVKEFMRTAQRDYEIRGVRISKGESVLLSYVSGNRDEDVFGDPFRFDVGRDPNKHIAFGYGVHFCLGAALARMEINSFFSELLPRLRSAELTGVPQHMATTFVGGLKHLPVRYSLR; encoded by the coding sequence ATGACCGTCCGGACCATCGACGACGTCGCCAAGATGTTCGCCACCCCCTCGGCGTACGCCGACGAGGTGACACTTCACGCGGACCTGACCCACCTGCGGGCCAACGCCCCGGTGTCCTGGGTCGAGGTGCCCGACTATGCCCCCTTCTGGGCGATCACCAAGCACGCAGACATCATGGAGATCGAGCGTGCCAACGACATCTTCACCAACTCGCCGCGCCCGGTCCTGGTCACCCGCGAGGGTGACGAGCAGCAGGCCGCGATCGGAATCCGGACGTTGATCCACACCGACGACCCACTGCACCGCGACCTGCGGGCCATCGGAGCCAACTGGTTTCGGCCAAAGGCCATGCGCGCGTTGAAGGATCGCGCCGACGAACTGGCCAAGCGGTTCGTCGACAGAATGGTCGATGAGGGGCCGGAATGCGATTTCGTGCAGCAGGTCGCCGTGAACTATCCGCTGTACATGATCATGACACTGCTCGGTGTGCCCGAGTCCGACTTTGCGTTCATGCTCAAGCTCACCCAGGAGCTGTTCGGCAGCGACGACGACGAGTTCAAGCGCGGCACCAGCATGGAGGAGCAGGGCATGGCGCTGCTCGAGATGTTCCAGTACTTCACCGAACTGACCGCCTCGCGTCGGGCGAATCCGACCGACGACTTGGCTTCGACGATCGCCAACGCCACCCTGGACGGGGAGCCGCTGTCCGATATCGACACGGTTTCCTATTACGCGATCATCGCCGCTGCCGGCCACGACACCAGCAGTGCCAGCATTTCTGGTGGTATGCACGCGCTGCTGCAGAATCCCGACCAACTGGCCCGGCTGCAGAACGACATGAGTCTGATGCCGCTGGCAGTCGAGGAGATGGTCCGCTGGACGACACCGGTCAAGGAGTTCATGCGCACCGCGCAACGGGACTACGAGATTCGCGGTGTACGCATTTCGAAGGGCGAGTCGGTGCTGCTGTCCTATGTCTCGGGTAACCGCGACGAGGACGTCTTCGGCGATCCGTTCCGCTTCGACGTCGGGCGAGATCCCAACAAACACATCGCGTTCGGCTACGGTGTGCATTTCTGCCTCGGTGCCGCACTGGCCCGGATGGAGATCAACAGCTTCTTCTCCGAGCTTCTACCGCGGTTGCGGTCCGCGGAGCTCACCGGCGTACCGCAGCACATGGCCACCACGTTCGTCGGAGGTCTCAAGCACCTGCCGGTGCGGTATTCGCTGCGTTAA
- a CDS encoding alpha/beta fold hydrolase: MDIFDEWRRDVTEMLWSSATPANEDREVRIAVHRLGTVGAPALVCVHGFPTSSIDFYAVTQELRAEFDIFVLDFPGYGLSEKPPAPYVYSLFDDARLLEHAITEIWQLSSYTMLTHDRGDSVGLIALGMLTDAGGAVPDNLIITNGNVYLPLANLTDFQKAILDPQNGRATAEAVTPEMLAAGLGMGTFMPRRPADDPEIVALAQTFAYNDQIRVLPDTIQYLNERAKGESEWLEALAASSVNTTLVWGLHDNIAPVRVANHIWAEHLRDKPGRNHFWLLPTADHYPQNDNPQQLAQIVRLTANGTDLDIGTLDGKPDGAVLVY, translated from the coding sequence ATGGATATTTTCGACGAATGGCGCCGCGACGTAACCGAGATGCTCTGGTCCTCGGCGACCCCGGCCAATGAGGACCGAGAGGTCCGCATCGCTGTGCACCGCCTGGGCACAGTGGGTGCGCCCGCGCTGGTCTGTGTGCACGGATTCCCCACATCCAGCATCGATTTCTACGCCGTGACACAAGAACTCAGAGCCGAATTCGACATTTTCGTACTGGACTTCCCGGGCTACGGGTTGTCGGAGAAGCCGCCCGCACCATATGTCTACTCACTGTTCGACGATGCCCGGCTGCTCGAGCACGCGATCACCGAAATCTGGCAGCTCAGCAGTTACACCATGCTCACCCACGATCGCGGGGACAGTGTCGGCCTCATCGCGCTGGGCATGCTCACCGATGCAGGCGGTGCGGTACCGGACAATCTGATCATCACCAACGGCAACGTGTACCTGCCGCTGGCGAATCTGACGGACTTCCAGAAAGCGATCCTGGACCCGCAGAACGGGCGCGCCACCGCGGAGGCGGTCACCCCCGAAATGCTGGCAGCGGGACTCGGAATGGGGACGTTCATGCCTCGCCGCCCCGCCGACGACCCGGAAATCGTCGCACTGGCACAGACTTTCGCCTACAACGATCAGATCCGCGTCCTCCCGGACACCATTCAGTATCTGAATGAGCGCGCGAAAGGGGAGAGCGAGTGGCTTGAGGCGCTCGCGGCCAGCTCGGTGAACACGACACTGGTGTGGGGACTTCACGACAACATCGCCCCGGTCCGCGTGGCCAACCACATATGGGCCGAACACCTGCGTGACAAGCCCGGGCGTAACCATTTCTGGCTATTGCCGACGGCGGACCACTACCCCCAGAACGACAATCCGCAGCAGTTGGCGCAGATCGTCCGGCTCACCGCCAACGGCACCGACCTCGACATCGGCACCCTTGACGGAAAACCCGACGGCGCCGTGCTGGTGTACTGA
- a CDS encoding amidohydrolase family protein produces MNKDDMILISVDDHIVEPPDMFKNHLPKKYADEAPRLVHNPDGSDTWQFRDIVIPNVALNAVAGRPKEEYGLEPQGLDEIRKGCYNVDERVKDMNAGGILGSICFPSFPGFAGRLFATEDPEFSLALVQAYNDWHIDEWCGAYPARFIPMAIPVIWDAEACAAEVRRVSKKGVHALTFTENPAAMGYPSFHDDYWTPLWKALCDTNTVLNVHIGSSGKLAITAPDAPLDVMITLQPMNIVQAAADLLWSKPIKDYPDLKIGLSEGGTGWIPYFLERADRTYEMHSTWTKQDFGGKVPSEVFREHFLTCFISDPVGVTLRNKIGIDNICWEADYPHSDSMWPGAPEELWDVLTENNVPDHEINKMTYENAMRWYSFDPFTHIAREQATVGALRKAAEGHDVSIQALSHHEQGTRGDALHAAAKANSGE; encoded by the coding sequence GTGAATAAAGACGACATGATCCTGATCAGCGTGGACGATCACATCGTCGAACCACCTGACATGTTCAAGAACCACCTGCCCAAGAAATATGCCGACGAGGCACCGCGGCTGGTCCACAATCCGGACGGCAGCGACACCTGGCAGTTCCGCGACATCGTCATCCCCAACGTCGCGCTCAACGCCGTTGCCGGCCGACCCAAGGAGGAGTACGGCCTGGAACCCCAGGGCCTCGACGAGATCCGCAAGGGCTGTTACAACGTCGATGAGCGCGTCAAGGACATGAACGCCGGCGGCATTCTCGGCTCGATCTGCTTCCCGTCTTTCCCCGGTTTCGCCGGTCGCCTGTTCGCGACCGAGGATCCCGAGTTCTCGCTGGCACTGGTGCAGGCTTACAACGACTGGCACATCGATGAGTGGTGCGGCGCCTACCCGGCCCGCTTCATCCCGATGGCGATTCCGGTGATCTGGGACGCCGAGGCGTGCGCAGCCGAGGTGCGCCGGGTGTCGAAGAAGGGCGTGCACGCCCTGACCTTCACCGAGAATCCGGCCGCGATGGGCTACCCGAGCTTCCACGACGACTACTGGACCCCGCTGTGGAAGGCGTTGTGCGACACCAACACCGTGCTCAATGTGCACATCGGGTCGTCGGGCAAGCTGGCCATCACCGCCCCCGACGCGCCGCTGGACGTGATGATCACCCTGCAGCCGATGAACATCGTGCAGGCGGCCGCGGACCTGTTGTGGTCCAAGCCGATCAAGGACTATCCGGATCTGAAGATCGGGCTTTCCGAGGGCGGCACCGGCTGGATTCCCTACTTCCTGGAACGCGCGGACCGCACCTACGAGATGCATTCCACCTGGACCAAGCAGGACTTCGGCGGCAAGGTCCCCAGCGAGGTGTTCCGCGAACACTTCCTGACCTGCTTCATCTCCGACCCGGTCGGGGTGACCCTGCGCAACAAGATCGGCATCGACAACATCTGCTGGGAAGCCGACTACCCGCACAGCGACTCGATGTGGCCCGGCGCCCCCGAGGAACTGTGGGACGTGCTGACCGAGAACAACGTTCCTGATCACGAGATCAACAAGATGACGTACGAGAACGCCATGCGCTGGTACTCGTTCGACCCGTTCACCCACATCGCGCGCGAGCAGGCGACCGTCGGAGCGCTACGCAAAGCCGCTGAGGGCCATGATGTTTCGATCCAGGCACTGAGCCATCACGAGCAGGGCACCCGCGGTGATGCACTACACGCCGCAGCGAAGGCGAACTCGGGCGAGTAG
- the istA gene encoding IS21 family transposase, which yields MFDLIELLTHWHAGRSQRQLAESLGIDRKTIAKYLAPAIAESLTPGGVPITETAWAAHVGRWFPEIADPGLRATTWPGIEVHRDRIRDWLKAEVSAATVAQRLRDEHGVAASESSVRRWISGNLSEEAARNKVTVPRGPVPAGSEAQIDYGKLGMWFDPVSGRRVTVWAFVMVLAHSRHLFVQPVLKMHQSSWCASHVAAFEFFGGVPARLVPDNLKTGVTRPDLYDPKINKAYAELGAHYGCLVDPARANKPKDKPRVERPMQYVRDSFWRGREFTSLEQMQAAAVAWCREVAGVRQSRALDGEQPGFVFATVERRALLPLPQNAFQLAVWSTGKVATDCHVKVGKALYSVPWRLMGQQVHARTCGDIVQIVHGGDVVATHVTHHRGRATDFEHYPPEKIAFTMRNPTWCRRVAAEVGPACTQVIAEFMEVNAIHRLRSAQGVLALRKTVGDVRLEAACARSIAVGDPSYRTVKGILVAGTELDGIPESAAPQAAAHLRGPQAFDTTTGETA from the coding sequence GTGTTCGACCTGATCGAGTTGTTGACCCATTGGCATGCGGGTCGGTCCCAGCGCCAGCTCGCGGAGAGTTTGGGCATCGACCGCAAGACCATCGCAAAGTATCTGGCGCCGGCGATCGCGGAGTCACTGACCCCCGGCGGAGTGCCGATCACCGAGACGGCGTGGGCGGCCCATGTCGGCCGGTGGTTCCCCGAGATCGCCGACCCCGGCCTGCGGGCCACGACCTGGCCCGGGATCGAGGTGCACCGCGACCGGATCCGTGACTGGCTCAAAGCCGAGGTCAGTGCGGCGACGGTGGCGCAGCGGCTGCGCGACGAGCATGGCGTTGCCGCCTCGGAATCCTCAGTGCGCAGGTGGATCTCGGGGAACCTTTCCGAGGAGGCGGCCCGCAACAAGGTGACCGTGCCGCGCGGGCCGGTGCCGGCGGGCAGCGAAGCCCAGATCGACTACGGCAAGCTCGGGATGTGGTTCGACCCGGTCAGCGGTCGACGCGTCACGGTGTGGGCGTTCGTGATGGTGCTGGCTCACTCACGGCACCTGTTCGTCCAACCGGTCCTGAAGATGCATCAATCCTCCTGGTGCGCTTCGCATGTGGCGGCGTTCGAGTTCTTCGGGGGTGTCCCGGCCCGGCTGGTCCCGGACAACCTGAAGACCGGTGTCACTCGACCGGATCTCTATGACCCGAAGATCAACAAGGCCTACGCCGAGCTGGGTGCGCACTACGGCTGCCTGGTCGATCCGGCGCGGGCGAACAAGCCGAAGGACAAACCACGCGTCGAGCGGCCGATGCAATACGTTCGGGACTCGTTCTGGCGGGGTCGGGAGTTCACCTCGCTGGAGCAGATGCAGGCCGCCGCGGTGGCGTGGTGCCGTGAGGTCGCCGGGGTGCGACAGTCGCGGGCGCTGGACGGTGAGCAACCCGGGTTCGTCTTCGCCACCGTCGAACGACGTGCATTATTACCGTTGCCTCAGAACGCATTTCAGCTCGCGGTGTGGTCGACGGGCAAGGTCGCCACCGACTGCCACGTCAAGGTCGGCAAGGCGCTGTACTCGGTTCCGTGGCGGCTGATGGGCCAGCAGGTCCATGCTCGCACCTGCGGTGACATCGTGCAGATCGTGCACGGCGGTGACGTGGTGGCCACCCACGTCACCCATCACCGCGGGCGGGCCACCGACTTTGAGCACTACCCGCCGGAGAAGATCGCCTTCACGATGCGCAACCCGACCTGGTGCCGCCGGGTGGCCGCCGAGGTCGGACCGGCCTGCACCCAGGTCATCGCCGAGTTCATGGAAGTCAACGCCATCCACCGGTTGCGCAGCGCCCAAGGCGTCCTCGCACTGCGCAAGACCGTCGGCGACGTCCGCCTGGAGGCCGCCTGCGCCCGTTCGATAGCTGTGGGCGATCCGAGCTACCGCACCGTCAAGGGGATCCTGGTCGCCGGCACCGAACTCGACGGCATTCCCGAATCCGCCGCCCCGCAGGCCGCGGCCCATCTGCGCGGACCGCAAGCATTCGACACCACCACCGGCGAGACCGCGTAA
- a CDS encoding TIGR03857 family LLM class F420-dependent oxidoreductase, translating to MTEPVLDELGYYLLAGAGGEGPATLMDEARRGEELGFGTAFISERWNVKEASSLVGAACAVTERMQIATAATNHNTRHPLITGSWATTMHRLSRGRFTLGIGRGVAAMYNAFGVPAVTTAQMEDFAQVMRKLWHGEVVFNHDGPIGKYQVLFLDPDFNEDIRLAIVAFGPQTLALGGREFDDVILHTYFTPETLTRAVKTVKDAAEQAGRDPDSVRVWSCFATVGDHLPEELRLKKTVARLATYLQGYGDLLVKTNNWDPAVLQRFREDSVVTSIPGGIDHKASAEQIEHIATLIPDEWLEPSATGSASQCVDRIRKEFDYGADAVIMHGATPDELEPIVTEYRATQA from the coding sequence ATGACCGAACCGGTACTCGACGAACTTGGTTACTACCTGCTGGCGGGTGCGGGCGGTGAAGGCCCGGCCACGCTGATGGACGAGGCGCGCCGCGGCGAGGAACTCGGCTTCGGCACCGCATTCATCTCCGAACGGTGGAACGTCAAGGAGGCCTCCTCGCTCGTCGGCGCTGCGTGTGCCGTGACCGAACGTATGCAGATCGCCACGGCGGCAACCAATCACAACACCCGCCACCCGCTCATCACCGGATCATGGGCCACCACGATGCACCGGCTGTCCCGGGGCCGCTTCACGCTCGGCATCGGCCGCGGCGTCGCCGCCATGTACAACGCGTTCGGCGTGCCCGCGGTGACCACCGCGCAGATGGAGGATTTCGCGCAGGTCATGCGCAAGCTGTGGCACGGAGAGGTGGTCTTCAACCACGACGGACCGATCGGCAAGTACCAGGTGCTGTTCCTCGACCCTGACTTCAACGAAGACATTCGGCTGGCGATCGTGGCCTTCGGTCCACAAACCCTTGCGTTGGGTGGCCGGGAGTTCGACGACGTCATCCTGCACACCTACTTCACCCCGGAGACCTTGACGCGGGCCGTAAAGACCGTCAAAGACGCCGCCGAGCAGGCCGGCCGCGACCCGGACAGTGTGCGGGTGTGGTCATGCTTTGCCACTGTCGGCGATCACCTCCCCGAGGAACTGCGGCTCAAGAAGACCGTGGCGCGCCTGGCCACCTACCTGCAGGGCTACGGCGACCTGTTGGTGAAGACCAATAACTGGGATCCAGCTGTGCTGCAACGATTCCGGGAGGATTCCGTCGTCACCTCAATCCCGGGTGGCATCGACCACAAGGCCAGCGCCGAACAGATCGAACACATCGCCACCCTCATTCCCGACGAATGGCTGGAACCGTCGGCCACCGGATCGGCGAGCCAGTGTGTGGACCGCATCCGCAAGGAATTCGACTACGGTGCCGATGCGGTGATCATGCACGGGGCCACTCCCGACGAACTTGAGCCGATCGTCACCGAGTACCGGGCCACCCAGGCATGA
- a CDS encoding CstA-like transporter-associated (seleno)protein, whose product MGDNHYRRYVAHRERTHPGEPVLSERDYWKMRHRNTEANPGARCC is encoded by the coding sequence ATGGGCGACAACCATTATCGGCGCTACGTCGCGCATCGAGAGCGCACCCATCCGGGTGAGCCGGTGCTGTCCGAGCGGGACTACTGGAAGATGCGGCACCGCAACACGGAGGCCAACCCGGGAGCGCGCTGCTGCTGA
- a CDS encoding LLM class F420-dependent oxidoreductase, with product MSDEVPRGIKIDRGVPSRLAEVPDIARELEAHGYDGCWTGEINHDPFLPLAIAAEHTERMQIGTSIAVAFARNPMTMAQLGWDLQTYSGGRFILGLGTQIQPHIEKRFSMPWSHPARRMREYVEALQAIWSCWRDGSKLRFEGEFYTHKIMTPMFTPEPSTLPFPKVFLAAVGELMTEVSGEVADGLLAHAFTTRRYLDEVTTAALQRGMDRSGRDRRDFELSCPVFIVTGADEQEMAAASVATRKQLAFYGSTPAYRKVLELHGWGDLHTELHRLSLAGRWDAMGELIDDDVLDAFAVVAPIPELAAALRRRCDGVIDRVLPGFPAAVSPETVNAVLQEFRECPPVRSNV from the coding sequence ATGAGTGACGAGGTTCCACGAGGCATCAAGATCGATCGCGGCGTTCCCAGCCGGCTGGCCGAGGTTCCGGACATCGCCCGCGAGCTGGAAGCTCACGGCTACGACGGATGCTGGACCGGCGAGATCAACCACGACCCGTTCCTACCCTTGGCGATCGCGGCCGAGCACACCGAGCGGATGCAGATCGGCACCAGCATCGCCGTAGCCTTTGCGCGCAATCCGATGACGATGGCCCAGCTGGGCTGGGACCTGCAGACCTACTCGGGCGGACGTTTCATCCTCGGACTCGGTACCCAGATCCAGCCGCACATCGAGAAACGGTTCAGTATGCCGTGGAGCCATCCAGCCCGCCGGATGCGCGAGTACGTCGAAGCGCTGCAGGCGATTTGGAGTTGTTGGCGCGACGGTTCGAAGCTGCGGTTCGAGGGTGAGTTCTACACCCACAAGATCATGACGCCGATGTTCACCCCGGAGCCGTCGACGCTTCCGTTCCCCAAGGTGTTCCTGGCGGCGGTGGGCGAATTGATGACCGAGGTGTCCGGTGAGGTAGCCGATGGGCTACTGGCCCACGCGTTCACCACGCGGCGCTATCTGGACGAGGTGACCACGGCCGCGCTACAGCGCGGGATGGACCGAAGTGGGCGTGACCGTCGTGACTTCGAGCTGTCCTGTCCGGTGTTCATCGTGACCGGCGCTGACGAGCAGGAGATGGCCGCGGCATCGGTCGCGACCCGCAAACAGCTTGCGTTCTACGGCTCGACACCCGCATACCGCAAAGTTCTGGAACTGCACGGCTGGGGTGATCTGCACACCGAACTGCACCGACTGTCGTTGGCCGGCCGGTGGGACGCAATGGGCGAGCTCATCGACGACGACGTGCTGGACGCATTCGCCGTGGTGGCCCCCATCCCCGAGTTGGCCGCTGCGCTGCGGCGCCGTTGCGACGGCGTCATCGACCGCGTGCTGCCCGGCTTTCCCGCCGCGGTTTCCCCGGAAACCGTCAACGCGGTGCTGCAGGAATTTCGTGAGTGCCCGCCAGTGAGGAGCAACGTATGA
- a CDS encoding acyl-CoA carboxylase subunit beta, whose product MTNDPEWKETLEDLARRREHTFGMGGPERVAKHHGKGKLDARARVARLLDPGTFQEFGTLVGGDIAADGLIAGAGRIDGTPVMVGAEDFTTLAGSIGPGGNAKRYRLAELALRNKIPLVMLLEGAGFRPSGEHYGRTPTDLIAQARCSGKVPTISAILGPSAGHGALVAPVCDFSIMSHQGAIFTAGPPVVKESTGEDISKEDLGGPTVALASGVIHNYAEDDETVIDDIRRYLSYFPSSAWSYPPTRLADDTADPRPTPEILDIVSRDNRQIYDMRAVIDEIFDRPDWFEVQPKFGRAIICALAHLGGYPVAVVANQPQVTAGSIDADAADKAAHFITVADSFHLPIVFLADNPGMLPGSQSERSGVLRSGARMFAAQTAATTLKLHVTLRKAFGFGSMVMSLLGFDDQVATFAYPGATMGAMGAAALSAATHAGEDYAEVLKKMELEASFRSAGHLGFDELISPEETRNALLVTLQHGIFSRQAVAEPVYRTLITP is encoded by the coding sequence ATGACGAACGACCCGGAGTGGAAGGAAACGCTCGAGGATCTCGCTCGCCGGCGTGAGCACACGTTCGGCATGGGTGGTCCCGAACGGGTGGCCAAGCATCACGGCAAGGGCAAGCTCGATGCCCGGGCGCGGGTCGCACGACTGCTGGATCCCGGCACCTTTCAAGAATTCGGGACACTGGTCGGCGGCGACATCGCCGCCGACGGCCTCATCGCGGGAGCGGGTCGCATCGACGGCACACCGGTAATGGTGGGCGCCGAAGATTTCACCACGCTGGCCGGCAGCATCGGACCGGGGGGCAACGCCAAACGGTATCGGCTCGCAGAGTTGGCCCTACGCAACAAGATCCCGCTGGTGATGTTGTTGGAGGGCGCGGGTTTTCGCCCCAGCGGTGAGCACTACGGACGGACACCGACCGACCTGATCGCGCAGGCGAGATGTTCGGGAAAGGTGCCGACGATATCGGCAATCCTCGGCCCGTCGGCCGGCCATGGCGCCTTGGTGGCCCCAGTGTGCGACTTCAGCATCATGAGCCATCAGGGAGCGATCTTCACCGCCGGGCCACCGGTGGTGAAAGAGTCCACCGGAGAGGACATTTCGAAGGAGGATCTCGGCGGTCCGACCGTGGCACTGGCCAGCGGCGTGATTCACAACTACGCCGAGGACGACGAGACGGTCATCGACGACATCCGCCGTTACCTGTCCTACTTCCCGTCCAGCGCATGGTCGTATCCACCGACCCGGCTTGCCGACGACACCGCAGACCCGAGACCCACGCCGGAGATTCTCGATATCGTGTCCCGCGACAACCGCCAGATCTACGACATGCGCGCGGTGATCGACGAGATCTTCGACCGGCCCGACTGGTTCGAGGTGCAGCCGAAATTCGGTCGGGCGATCATCTGCGCGCTGGCCCACCTGGGTGGCTATCCGGTCGCGGTGGTGGCCAATCAGCCCCAGGTGACGGCCGGTTCGATCGACGCCGACGCCGCCGACAAGGCAGCCCATTTCATCACCGTGGCTGACTCGTTCCACCTACCGATCGTGTTCCTCGCCGACAACCCCGGCATGCTGCCGGGCAGCCAGTCCGAGCGCAGCGGCGTATTGCGCAGCGGGGCACGCATGTTTGCCGCCCAGACCGCCGCGACAACACTCAAACTGCACGTGACGCTGCGCAAGGCCTTCGGATTCGGCTCGATGGTCATGTCGCTGCTGGGTTTTGACGATCAGGTCGCGACGTTCGCCTACCCCGGGGCCACGATGGGCGCCATGGGTGCGGCTGCACTCAGCGCCGCCACCCACGCCGGCGAGGACTACGCCGAGGTGCTCAAGAAGATGGAACTGGAGGCGTCCTTCCGGTCGGCGGGCCATCTCGGTTTCGATGAGCTCATCTCCCCCGAAGAAACCCGCAACGCCCTGTTGGTCACCCTGCAGCACGGCATCTTCAGCCGTCAGGCGGTCGCCGAACCCGTGTATCGCACCTTGATCACTCCCTAA
- a CDS encoding nuclear transport factor 2 family protein, whose translation MRTAREVVELYNLVVWNQKDFALAEELLGDTVTRHDVGEAAVLTHEEAVARVVDHWAMFETVRFDLRLVVAGDDGEHVTIVYESPMTFTDGNSTTVSSMEIFRVIDGRITEVWNCGYKQGVWA comes from the coding sequence ATGAGAACCGCGCGTGAAGTGGTGGAGCTCTACAACCTGGTGGTGTGGAACCAGAAGGATTTCGCGCTCGCCGAAGAGCTGCTGGGGGACACCGTCACCCGCCACGATGTGGGGGAGGCGGCGGTGCTGACTCACGAGGAAGCCGTGGCCCGGGTGGTCGACCACTGGGCGATGTTCGAGACCGTGCGGTTCGATCTCCGGCTGGTGGTTGCCGGCGATGACGGGGAACACGTCACGATCGTGTACGAGTCGCCGATGACGTTCACCGACGGCAACTCGACGACGGTCAGCAGTATGGAGATCTTTCGCGTCATCGACGGGCGCATCACCGAAGTGTGGAATTGTGGCTACAAACAAGGAGTTTGGGCATGA